Proteins co-encoded in one Ananas comosus cultivar F153 linkage group 15, ASM154086v1, whole genome shotgun sequence genomic window:
- the LOC109721461 gene encoding protein ELC-like, which produces LGLLRDFPSLSPSVDPFTHHRDGTTVNLLNAQGFLPVPTSTDSDVLVTVWVPQNYPFAAPTVYVFPAAPSARLLPDHPFVDRSTGLTTSPYADTWRYPLSNLSGLARDLTAILTLCPPCGGANIEAERDREEEVTGPLVTRLCRDAARLRAKAEEDIERLWAEQAVLRGRARAVDAAMEELEEEREGLERALARKVRDTRVISEWLGSVCGGANELSDGEGFEEGDEMSRRLVANAAAELAIDETVDALTVALEKGLVGVKVYLKQVRALAREQFFHRRMVIQKWSI; this is translated from the coding sequence ctTGGTCTCCTCCGCGacttcccctccctctccccctccgtCGACCCCTTCACCCACCACCGCGATGGCACCACCGTGAATCTCCTCAACGCCCAGGGCTTTCTCCCCGTCCCCACGTCCACGGACAGCGACGTCCTCGTCACCGTGTGGGTCCCGCAAAACTACCCCTTCGCGGCCCCCACCGTCTACGTGTTCCCCGCCGCCCCCTCCGCCCGCCTCCTCCCCGACCACCCCTTCGTCGACCGCTCGACCGGGTTGACCACCTCCCCCTACGCCGACACGTGGCGGTACCCTCTCTCCAACCTCTCCGGCCTCGCGCGTGACCTCACCGCCATTCTCACGCTGTGCCCTCCTTGCGGCGGCGCGAATATCGAGGCCGAGAGGGATCGAGAGGAGGAGGTGACGGGGCCGTTGGTGACGAGGCTGTGCCGCGACGCAGCTCGGCTTCGCGCCAAAGCGGAGGAGGACATCGAGCGGCTGTGGGCGGAGCAGGCCGTGCTACGTGGCCGCGCGAGAGCCGTTGATGCGGCCATggaggagctcgaggaggagagggaggggttGGAGAGAGCTCTGGCGAGGAAGGTGAGAGACACCCGCGTGATATCCGAGTGGTTGGGCTCGGTTTGCGGTGGCGCCAATGAGTTGAGTGATGGTGAGGGGTTTGAGGAAGGTGACGAGATGTCGAGGAGGTTGGTCGCGAACGCAGCGGCGGAGCTCGCCATTGACGAGACGGTGGATGCTCTCACCGTGGCGTTGGAGAAGGGTTTGGTGGGCGTTAAAGTATACCTCAAGCAGGTGAGAGCTTTGGCTAGAGAACAGTTTTTTCACAGGAGAATGGTGATACAAAAATGGAGCATTTGA
- the LOC109721789 gene encoding GDP-mannose 3,5-epimerase 2 translates to MGSTGNEGTIYGEYTYAELEREPYWPTEKLRISVTGAGGFIGSHIARRLKSEGHYIIASDWKKNEHMTEDMFCHEFHLVDLRVMDNCLKVTTGVDHVFNLAADMGGMGFIQSNHSVIMYNNTMISFNMLEAARINSVKRFFYASSACIYPEFKQLDTNVSLKESDAWPAEPQDAYGLEKLATEELCKHYTKDFGIECRIGRFHNIYGPFGTWKGGREKAPAAFCRKTLTSTDRFEMWGDGLQTRSFTFIDECVEGVLRLTKSDFREPVNIGSDEMVSMNEMAEIVLSFEDKKLPIHHIPGPEGVRGRNSDNTLIKEKLGWAPSMRLRDGLRITYFWIKEQLEKEKVAGVDLSLYGSSKVVQTQAPVQLGSLRAADGNE, encoded by the exons ATGGGAAGCACTGGAAACGAAGGAACGATCTATGGCGAGTACACTTATGCGGAGTTGGAGAGGGAGCCTTACTGGCCCACTGAGAAGTTGCGGATCTCTGTGACGGGAGCCGGAGGCTTTATCGGGTCTCACATTGCGAGGCGGTTGAAGAGTGAGGGGCATTACATCATTGCCTCGGACTGGAAGAAGAACGAACACATGACCGAGGATATGTTCTGCCACGAGTTCCACCTCGTCGATCTCAGGGTGATGGACAACTGCTTGAAGGTGACCACAGGAGTAGACCATGTTTTCAATCTTGCGGCCGATATGGGTGGGATGGGATTTATTCAGTCCAATCACTCTGTGATCATGTACAACAATACTATGATCAGTTTCAACATGCTCGAAGCGGCAAGGATTAATAGCGTGAAAAG GTTCTTCTATGCATCGAGTGCCTGTATCTACCCTGAATTCAAGCAATTGGACACTAATGTGAGCTTGAAGGAATCCGATGCTTGGCCTGCGGAG CCCCAAGATGCGTATGGCTTGGAGAAGCTCGCGACGGAGGAATTGTGCAAGCACTACACCAAGGACTTTGGGATTGAGTGTCGGATTGGGCGCTTCCATAACATTTATGGCCCTTTTGGAACATGGAAAG GTGGTAGGGAGAAGGCGCCTGCTGCCTTCTGTAGAAAGACTCTCACTTCCACTGATAGGTTTGAAATGTGGGGAGATGGGCTGCAGACTCGATCCTTTACTTTCATTGATGAGTGCGTTGAAGGTGTCCTGAG ATTGACGAAGTCGGATTTCCGAGAGCCAGTAAACATTGGAAGTGATGAAATGGTCAGCATGAATGAGATGGCTGAAATCGTTCTCAGCTTTGAGGACAAGAAGCTGCCCATCCACCACATTCCTGGTCCAGAGGGTGTTCGTGGCCGCAACTCTGACAACACCCTTATAAAAGAGAAACTCGGGTGGGCCCCATCAATGAGACTCAGG GACGGCCTGAGGATCACATACTTCTGGATCAAGGAACAACTTGAGAAGGAGAAAGTCGCGGGAGTTGATCTGTCCTTATATGGCTCATCCAAGGTGGTGCAGACACAAGCACCGGTTCAGTTGGGCTCACTCCGTGCGGCAGATGGAAACGAATGA